A DNA window from Pseudomonas sp. B21-056 contains the following coding sequences:
- a CDS encoding IS3 family transposase (programmed frameshift) gives MTKKYRKFDAEFKLKVCKMIVDQGLSVNSVCTDLGLSDTAVRRWVQQYQTEQSGGTGIGKPLTSDQQRIRQLEQQVRELKTDNDIFKKSYGLLCPRVEVIHQLVHQIQCKAYPVARICRVLRISRSGFYEARQRRLKPKPVCSVAAQLKAAFVSNEHCYGSRRLVKALRDTGVSVGRNKVRRLMKQQDLRPIWKRKFVHTTDSNHNFPVAENLLNRQFNPERINQSWVADITYIRTRSGWLYLAAVMDLYSRKIVGWAMAPHMRAELVCSAMQLAIAQRQPEPGLIAHSDRGSQYAGTDYQDLLTRHGMRCSMSRKGNCWDNAVMERFFLNLKMERVWRKDYANHGEAIKDITDYIVRFYNGRRIHSSLGYLPPNQYERQAA, from the exons ATGACTAAGAAATACAGAAAATTCGACGCCGAGTTCAAGCTGAAGGTCTGCAAGATGATTGTTGATCAAGGTCTGAGCGTGAACTCGGTTTGTACCGATTTAGGCCTGAGCGACACCGCCGTGCGCCGCTGGGTTCAGCAGTATCAAACCGAGCAGTCGGGCGGTACGGGGATTGGCAAACCATTGACCAGCGACCAGCAGCGTATTCGCCAGCTTGAACAGCAAGTCCGCGAACTGAAGACGGATAATGACATAT TTAAAAAAAGCTACGGCCTTCTTTGCCCGCGAGTTGAAGTGATCCACCAGTTGGTTCACCAAATTCAATGCAAGGCCTACCCGGTGGCGCGTATCTGCCGGGTGTTGCGGATCAGTCGTTCGGGGTTTTACGAAGCTCGTCAGAGGCGTTTGAAGCCAAAACCTGTGTGCTCGGTTGCCGCTCAGCTCAAGGCTGCCTTCGTGTCCAATGAACACTGTTATGGCAGTCGTCGTTTGGTGAAAGCGCTGCGTGACACTGGCGTCTCCGTTGGACGGAACAAGGTCCGCCGCCTGATGAAACAACAGGATTTGCGCCCGATCTGGAAGCGCAAGTTCGTTCATACCACTGACAGCAATCACAATTTTCCGGTGGCTGAGAACCTGCTCAATCGCCAGTTCAATCCCGAGCGCATCAACCAGTCGTGGGTCGCTGACATCACCTACATCCGTACCCGCAGCGGCTGGTTGTACCTGGCGGCCGTCATGGACCTGTACTCACGCAAAATCGTGGGCTGGGCCATGGCACCCCACATGCGGGCAGAGTTGGTATGCAGTGCGATGCAACTGGCCATCGCGCAGAGGCAACCTGAACCGGGCCTGATCGCACACTCGGATCGAGGCAGCCAGTATGCCGGTACGGATTACCAGGACTTGCTGACGCGACATGGAATGCGTTGCAGCATGAGTCGCAAGGGCAACTGCTGGGACAATGCGGTCATGGAGCGCTTCTTCTTGAATCTGAAGATGGAGCGTGTTTGGCGCAAGGATTACGCCAACCATGGCGAAGCGATCAAGGACATCACGGACTACATCGTGCGGTTCTACAACGGAAGGCGAATCCATTCATCCTTGGGCTATTTACCGCCCAATCAGTATGAGCGGCAAGCAGCCTGA
- a CDS encoding aldehyde dehydrogenase (NADP(+)), which yields MNQILGHNYIGGARSAAGQTRLQSLDASTGEALPGDFIQATAEEVDAAAKAAAAAYPAYRSLSAVRRAEFLEAIADELDALGDEFVAVVCRETALPAARIQGERGRTSGQMRLFAKVLRRGDFYGARIDRALPERKPLPRPDLRQYRIGLGPVAVFGASNFPLAFSTAGGDTASALAAGCPVVFKAHSGHMATAEWVADAVIRAAEKTAMPAGVFNMIYGGGVGEWLVKHPAIQAVGFTGSLRGGRALCDMAAARPQPIPVFAEMSSINPVIVLPEALATRADSIARDLTASVVMGCGQFCTNPGLVIGIRSPQFTAFTQQVAALIADQAPQTMLNAGTLQSYGKGLQKLLAHPGIEHLAGRAQQGNQAQPQLFKADASLLIDGDEALQEEVFGPTTVFVEVADQAQLSAALNGLHGQLTATMIGEPGDFQRFSELTPLLEQKVGRILLNGYPTGVEVCDSMVHGGPYPATSDARGTSVGTLAIDRFLRPVCFQNYPDNLLPEPLKNANPLGIQRLVDGVPGREAL from the coding sequence ATGAACCAGATCCTTGGCCACAACTACATCGGTGGGGCGCGCAGTGCCGCCGGCCAGACCCGTTTGCAGAGCCTCGATGCCAGCACTGGCGAAGCCTTGCCGGGTGATTTCATCCAGGCCACGGCGGAAGAAGTCGACGCAGCGGCCAAGGCAGCGGCAGCGGCTTATCCGGCCTACCGCAGCCTGAGCGCGGTGCGTCGGGCCGAGTTCCTCGAGGCCATTGCCGATGAATTGGATGCCTTGGGCGATGAGTTCGTCGCCGTGGTCTGCCGTGAAACCGCGTTGCCCGCTGCACGTATCCAGGGTGAGCGGGGGCGTACCAGCGGGCAGATGCGCCTGTTCGCCAAAGTCCTGCGTCGTGGTGATTTCTACGGTGCGCGTATCGACCGGGCTTTGCCGGAGCGCAAACCGCTGCCGCGCCCGGACCTGCGTCAGTACCGCATCGGCCTCGGCCCGGTGGCGGTGTTCGGCGCCAGTAATTTCCCGTTGGCTTTTTCCACGGCCGGTGGCGACACCGCGTCGGCCCTGGCGGCCGGCTGCCCAGTGGTGTTCAAGGCCCACAGCGGCCACATGGCGACAGCGGAGTGGGTCGCCGATGCGGTCATCCGTGCCGCCGAGAAAACCGCGATGCCGGCCGGTGTCTTCAACATGATCTACGGCGGTGGCGTCGGCGAATGGCTGGTCAAGCATCCGGCGATCCAGGCCGTGGGCTTCACCGGCTCCCTGCGGGGTGGGCGTGCTCTGTGCGACATGGCCGCCGCGCGCCCGCAGCCGATCCCGGTGTTTGCCGAGATGTCGAGCATCAACCCGGTGATCGTCCTGCCTGAAGCGCTGGCGACCCGCGCCGACAGTATCGCTCGCGACCTGACCGCCTCGGTGGTGATGGGCTGTGGCCAGTTCTGCACCAACCCGGGCCTGGTGATTGGTATCCGTTCGCCGCAGTTCACGGCATTCACCCAGCAGGTCGCGGCGCTGATCGCTGACCAGGCGCCGCAAACCATGCTCAATGCCGGCACCTTGCAAAGTTATGGCAAGGGCTTGCAGAAGTTGCTGGCTCATCCAGGCATCGAACACCTGGCCGGGCGTGCACAGCAGGGCAACCAGGCCCAGCCGCAGCTGTTCAAGGCCGATGCCAGTCTGTTGATCGACGGGGATGAGGCGTTGCAGGAAGAGGTGTTTGGTCCGACCACCGTGTTCGTCGAAGTGGCCGACCAGGCGCAACTCAGCGCCGCGTTGAACGGACTGCACGGCCAACTGACCGCGACCATGATCGGCGAGCCGGGTGATTTCCAGCGGTTCAGCGAGTTGACGCCGCTGCTGGAGCAGAAAGTCGGCCGGATCCTGCTCAACGGGTACCCGACCGGTGTCGAGGTCTGTGATTCGATGGTCCACGGCGGGCCTTACCCGGCCACCTCCGATGCCCGCGGCACCTCGGTGGGCACCCTGGCCATCGACCGTTTCCTGCGGCCGGTGTGCTTCCAGAACTACCCCGACAACCTGCTGCCGGAACCCCTGAAAAATGCCAATCCGTTGGGGATCCAGCGATTGGTGGACGGCGTGCCGGGCCGCGAGGCGCTCTGA
- the araD1 gene encoding AraD1 family protein, with the protein MRLVQFELDNGERRVGVVDGDRVREVQCATTVRELALAAIEAGVKLEQQVNGLGFGAEHDYPRLLAELRILPPLDHPDPAHLLVSGTGLTHLGSASARDKMHQQAGDEAAMTDTMRIFKWGVEGGKPQAGQAGVQPEWFYKGDGSIVVRPGHPFPLPPFAEDAGEEPEISGLYVIGLDGKPYRLGFAVGNEFSDHVMERKNYLYLAHSKLRSCSFGPELRVGELPQHLSGSSRILRNGEVLWQNEFLSGEANMCHSLENLEFHHFKYSQFLRPGDVHVHFFGTATLSFADGIRTQPGDVFEISQAEFGAPLVNGIAPVDAAFNPGTIGTL; encoded by the coding sequence ATGCGTTTAGTTCAGTTCGAATTGGATAACGGCGAGCGCCGCGTCGGTGTGGTCGACGGCGACCGAGTGCGGGAAGTGCAGTGTGCGACGACCGTGCGTGAGCTGGCGCTGGCGGCCATCGAGGCGGGTGTGAAGCTGGAACAACAGGTCAATGGCCTGGGTTTCGGTGCCGAGCATGATTACCCACGCTTGCTCGCTGAGCTGCGCATCCTGCCGCCGCTGGATCACCCGGACCCGGCGCACCTGCTGGTCAGCGGCACCGGCCTGACCCACCTGGGCAGTGCCTCGGCCCGAGACAAGATGCACCAGCAGGCCGGCGACGAAGCCGCCATGACCGACACCATGCGCATCTTCAAATGGGGCGTGGAGGGTGGAAAGCCCCAGGCCGGCCAGGCCGGGGTGCAACCGGAATGGTTCTACAAGGGCGACGGCAGCATCGTCGTTCGTCCGGGTCATCCGTTCCCGTTGCCGCCGTTCGCCGAAGACGCCGGTGAAGAGCCGGAAATCAGCGGCCTGTACGTCATCGGTCTCGACGGCAAGCCTTATCGCCTGGGCTTTGCGGTGGGCAACGAGTTTTCCGATCACGTGATGGAGCGCAAGAACTACCTGTACCTGGCCCATTCGAAACTGCGCAGTTGCAGTTTTGGCCCGGAACTTCGGGTCGGTGAATTGCCTCAACATCTTTCCGGGAGCAGTCGTATCCTGCGCAACGGCGAAGTGCTGTGGCAGAACGAATTCCTCAGCGGCGAGGCCAACATGTGCCACAGCCTCGAAAACCTTGAATTCCACCACTTCAAGTACAGTCAGTTCCTGCGTCCGGGGGATGTGCACGTTCACTTCTTCGGCACCGCGACCCTGTCGTTCGCCGATGGCATCCGCACCCAGCCGGGGGATGTGTTCGAAATCAGCCAGGCCGAATTCGGCGCGCCGCTGGTCAACGGCATCGCCCCGGTGGACGCGGCGTTCAACCCGGGTACTATCGGCACACTTTGA
- a CDS encoding MFS transporter, with protein sequence MSQELRLIRRITLKLIPFLILLYLIAYVDRSAVGFAKLHMGADLGIGDAAYGLGAGLFFIGYFLLEIPSNLMLERFGARRWFARIMITWGAITIGMAFVQGPHSFYVMRFLLGAAEAGFFPGVLYYITQWFPVRHRGKILGLFILSQPIAMMITGPVSGGLLGMDGVLGLHGWQWLFIVIGLPAVLLTWPVLRYLPDGPQQVKWLDQAEKDWLSGELKKDLQEYGQTRHGNPLHALKDKRVLLLALFYLPVTLSIYGLGLWLPTLIKQFGGSDLVTGFVSSVPYIFGIVGLLIIPRSSDRLNDRYGHLAVLYVLGAMGLFLSAWLSVPVLQLAALCLVAFALFSCTAVFWTLPGRFFAGASAAAGIALINSVGNLGGYIGPFVIGALKEYTGNLASGLYFLSCVMVFGLVLTGVVYRLLERKHVLPADQFAASARGATRT encoded by the coding sequence ATGAGCCAGGAATTGCGACTTATCCGTCGCATCACGCTGAAACTGATTCCCTTCCTGATCCTGCTGTACCTGATCGCCTACGTGGACCGCTCTGCCGTGGGCTTTGCCAAGCTGCACATGGGCGCCGACCTCGGTATCGGCGATGCCGCCTATGGCCTGGGCGCAGGTCTGTTTTTCATCGGTTATTTCCTGCTGGAGATCCCCAGCAACCTGATGCTGGAGCGTTTCGGTGCCCGGCGCTGGTTCGCCCGGATCATGATCACCTGGGGCGCCATCACCATCGGCATGGCGTTCGTGCAGGGCCCCCACAGCTTCTATGTAATGCGCTTTTTGCTCGGCGCGGCCGAAGCCGGGTTCTTCCCCGGTGTGCTGTACTACATCACCCAATGGTTCCCGGTGCGCCATCGCGGCAAGATCCTGGGGCTGTTCATTCTGTCCCAACCCATCGCCATGATGATCACCGGCCCGGTGTCCGGCGGCTTGCTGGGCATGGACGGCGTATTGGGCCTGCACGGCTGGCAGTGGTTGTTCATTGTCATCGGCCTGCCGGCGGTGCTGCTGACCTGGCCGGTGCTGCGCTACCTGCCGGACGGCCCGCAACAGGTGAAGTGGCTGGACCAGGCCGAGAAGGACTGGCTGAGCGGTGAACTGAAAAAGGATTTGCAGGAATACGGCCAGACCCGTCACGGTAATCCGCTGCATGCCCTGAAGGACAAACGGGTCTTGCTGCTGGCGCTGTTCTACCTGCCGGTGACCCTGAGTATCTATGGCCTGGGCCTGTGGTTGCCGACGCTGATCAAGCAGTTCGGCGGCAGTGACCTGGTGACCGGCTTCGTGTCATCGGTGCCCTATATTTTCGGCATTGTCGGGTTGCTGATCATTCCCCGCAGCTCTGATCGCTTGAATGATCGCTACGGTCATCTGGCCGTGCTTTATGTGTTGGGCGCCATGGGCCTGTTCCTCAGCGCCTGGCTGTCGGTGCCGGTGCTGCAACTGGCGGCGCTGTGCCTGGTGGCGTTTGCGCTGTTTTCCTGCACGGCGGTGTTCTGGACCTTGCCGGGCCGCTTCTTTGCCGGTGCCAGTGCGGCGGCGGGCATCGCGTTGATCAACTCGGTGGGCAACCTGGGTGGCTACATCGGGCCGTTCGTGATCGGTGCATTGAAGGAATACACCGGCAACCTGGCCTCGGGGCTGTACTTCCTGTCCTGTGTGATGGTGTTCGGCCTGGTGTTGACCGGCGTGGTGTATCGCCTGCTGGAACGCAAGCATGTGCTGCCGGCGGATCAGTTCGCGGCCAGTGCGCGGGGGGCTACGCGCACCTGA
- a CDS encoding IlvD/Edd family dehydratase → MSDKKPSLRSAQWFGTADKNGFMYRSWMKNQGIADHQFHGKPIIGICNTWSELTPCNAHFRQIAEHVKRGVIEAGGFPVEFPVFSNGESNLRPTAMLTRNLASMDVEEAIRGNPIDGVVLLTGCDKTTPALLMGAASCDVPAIVVTGGPMLNGKHKGQDIGSGTVVWQLSEQVKAGTITLDDFLAAEGGMSRSAGTCNTMGTASTMACMAEALGTSLPHNAAIPAVDARRYVLAHMSGMRAVEMVREDLRLSKILTKEAFENAIRVNAAIGGSTNAVIHLKAIAGRIGVQLDLDDWTRIGRGMPTIVDLQPSGRFLMEEFYYAGGLPAVLRRLGEANLIPNPDALTVNGKSLGENTKDAPIYGQDEVIRTLDNPIRADGGICVLRGNLAPLGAVLKPSAATPELMQHRGRAVVFENFDEYKARINDPELDVDANSILVMKNCGPKGYPGMAEVGNMGLPAKLLAQGVTDMVRISDARMSGTAYGTVVLHVAPEAAAGGPLAAVKEGDFIELDCASGRLHLDISDAELAARLADLAPPQQLLVGGYRQLYIDHVLQADQGCDFDFLVGCRGAEVPRHSH, encoded by the coding sequence ATGTCTGATAAAAAACCCTCCCTGCGCTCGGCCCAATGGTTTGGCACCGCCGACAAAAACGGCTTCATGTACCGCAGCTGGATGAAAAATCAGGGCATCGCCGACCATCAGTTCCATGGCAAACCGATCATCGGCATCTGCAATACCTGGTCGGAACTGACCCCGTGCAACGCGCATTTCCGGCAGATCGCCGAGCACGTCAAGCGCGGCGTGATCGAAGCCGGGGGCTTCCCGGTGGAGTTCCCGGTGTTCTCCAACGGCGAATCGAACCTGCGTCCTACCGCCATGTTGACCCGCAACCTGGCGAGCATGGACGTGGAAGAGGCGATTCGCGGCAACCCGATTGACGGCGTGGTGCTGCTCACCGGTTGCGACAAGACCACCCCCGCCCTGCTGATGGGCGCCGCCAGTTGCGACGTACCGGCCATCGTCGTCACCGGCGGGCCGATGCTCAATGGCAAGCACAAGGGCCAGGACATCGGTTCGGGCACGGTGGTCTGGCAACTGAGCGAACAGGTGAAAGCCGGCACCATCACCCTCGACGATTTCCTCGCGGCCGAGGGCGGCATGTCCCGCTCGGCCGGCACCTGCAACACCATGGGCACCGCCTCGACCATGGCCTGCATGGCCGAAGCCCTCGGTACTTCGCTGCCGCACAACGCCGCGATCCCGGCCGTGGATGCGCGCCGCTATGTGCTGGCCCACATGTCCGGCATGCGTGCCGTGGAGATGGTCCGAGAAGACTTGCGGCTGTCGAAGATCCTGACCAAGGAAGCCTTCGAAAACGCCATCCGCGTCAACGCGGCCATCGGCGGCTCCACCAACGCGGTGATCCACCTCAAGGCCATCGCCGGGCGCATCGGCGTGCAACTGGACCTGGACGACTGGACCCGCATCGGCCGCGGCATGCCGACCATCGTCGACCTGCAACCGTCGGGGCGCTTCCTGATGGAAGAGTTCTACTACGCCGGTGGCTTGCCTGCCGTGCTGCGTCGTCTCGGCGAAGCCAACCTGATTCCCAACCCGGACGCCCTGACCGTCAACGGCAAAAGCCTCGGCGAGAACACCAAGGACGCACCGATCTACGGCCAGGACGAAGTCATTCGCACCCTGGACAATCCGATCCGCGCCGACGGCGGTATCTGCGTGCTGCGCGGCAACCTGGCGCCATTGGGAGCGGTGCTCAAGCCCTCCGCCGCAACGCCTGAGCTGATGCAGCATCGGGGTCGAGCGGTGGTGTTCGAGAACTTCGACGAGTACAAGGCGCGAATCAACGACCCGGAGCTGGACGTGGACGCCAACTCGATCCTGGTGATGAAGAACTGCGGACCCAAGGGTTATCCGGGCATGGCCGAGGTGGGCAACATGGGCCTGCCGGCCAAACTGCTGGCCCAGGGTGTGACCGACATGGTGCGCATTTCCGACGCACGCATGAGCGGCACCGCCTATGGCACCGTGGTCTTGCACGTGGCGCCGGAAGCTGCGGCCGGCGGTCCCCTGGCAGCGGTGAAGGAAGGAGACTTCATCGAACTGGACTGCGCCAGCGGCCGCTTGCACCTGGACATTTCCGACGCCGAACTCGCCGCCCGCCTGGCCGACCTGGCCCCGCCGCAACAACTGCTGGTGGGCGGCTATCGCCAGTTGTACATCGACCATGTGCTGCAAGCGGACCAGGGCTGCGACTTCGACTTCCTGGTGGGCTGCCGCGGTGCCGAGGTGCCACGACATTCCCACTGA
- a CDS encoding IS110 family transposase yields MAMPIPLVKPIVGVDVAKDELVMYHAETDQLEIVPNNKTAIKKWLKALSMQVDIAIEATNIYHLEFADLAHKAGCVIYMVGGYELSHYRKGVNVRAKTDALDARLLARYLKNEGQELHPWNPPSPLYRRLVSLFRRRAAVVQARVSLSQSWANEPLLKAAFKRQIGAMQRLETLVEKKIQDELKDAGLLGQLKRCMKVEGIGLLTGARLLTSFQRGDFKNADAFIAFLGLDLRISQSGRKQGRRCLTKRGDPEARRLLHNAAMSARRTERWKGFYEALLARGLSTTQAMVALSRKLARVVFALLQNQSEYLPERHLKASHAP; encoded by the coding sequence ATGGCAATGCCGATTCCCCTCGTCAAGCCGATTGTGGGTGTGGATGTCGCCAAGGATGAGTTGGTGATGTATCACGCCGAAACCGATCAGCTTGAGATAGTCCCCAATAACAAAACTGCGATTAAGAAGTGGCTCAAGGCCTTGTCCATGCAGGTGGATATTGCCATCGAAGCCACCAATATCTATCACCTGGAGTTCGCCGATCTGGCTCACAAGGCCGGCTGCGTGATCTACATGGTCGGTGGCTATGAGCTCAGTCACTACCGCAAAGGCGTGAACGTGCGCGCCAAAACCGATGCACTGGATGCTCGCCTGTTGGCCCGTTACCTGAAGAACGAAGGCCAGGAACTGCATCCCTGGAACCCGCCATCGCCCTTGTATCGCCGGCTCGTAAGCCTTTTCCGACGCCGTGCGGCTGTGGTCCAGGCCCGTGTCAGCCTGAGCCAAAGCTGGGCGAACGAGCCGTTACTCAAAGCCGCGTTCAAACGCCAGATAGGCGCGATGCAACGGCTGGAAACCCTGGTCGAAAAAAAGATCCAGGATGAGCTGAAGGACGCAGGCTTGCTGGGTCAGCTCAAGCGCTGCATGAAAGTTGAAGGCATTGGCCTGTTGACCGGCGCCCGGTTGCTCACCTCGTTTCAGCGGGGGGATTTCAAAAATGCCGATGCCTTCATCGCTTTTCTGGGGCTGGACCTGCGCATATCGCAATCAGGGCGAAAACAGGGTCGCCGCTGCTTGACCAAACGAGGTGATCCAGAAGCTCGCCGACTGCTGCACAACGCAGCGATGTCGGCAAGGCGCACGGAGCGATGGAAGGGGTTCTATGAGGCGTTGCTGGCACGGGGACTAAGTACAACTCAGGCCATGGTGGCGCTGTCGCGCAAGCTTGCCCGCGTAGTATTCGCTCTGCTGCAGAATCAGAGCGAATACCTGCCAGAAAGGCATTTGAAGGCTAGTCATGCACCATAG
- a CDS encoding FadR/GntR family transcriptional regulator — protein sequence MDYRKPSDRKSMHARIVQELGMQIVSGRFKPDDKLPAEALLCEEYAVSRPVLREATRVLVAKGLVYSRPRVGTVVKARREWHMLDPDVLHWLMQSSPQNEFFGLLTSVRSIIEPAAAALAAQFATDDDIASIREAYERMDAAPTPEALLQPDLDFHSRIADATHNDLLANLCNMLSVAIAEALKHSNQRPNLHELAMPRHKAILTAIENRDALGARHATLVQLDDARSALNVVLGNDPS from the coding sequence ATGGATTACCGCAAACCTTCCGACCGCAAAAGCATGCACGCGCGCATTGTCCAGGAGCTGGGCATGCAAATCGTCTCCGGACGCTTCAAGCCCGACGACAAACTGCCCGCCGAGGCCTTGTTGTGCGAAGAGTACGCCGTGAGCCGTCCGGTACTGCGTGAAGCCACGCGGGTGCTGGTCGCCAAGGGCCTGGTGTATTCGCGGCCGCGAGTGGGCACGGTGGTCAAGGCCCGTCGGGAATGGCACATGCTGGATCCGGATGTGTTGCACTGGCTGATGCAGAGCAGCCCGCAGAACGAGTTCTTCGGTTTGCTGACCAGCGTGCGCAGTATCATCGAACCGGCCGCCGCCGCCCTGGCCGCACAGTTCGCCACCGACGATGACATCGCCTCCATCCGCGAAGCCTACGAACGCATGGACGCGGCACCGACGCCCGAAGCGCTGCTGCAACCGGACCTGGATTTCCACAGCCGGATCGCCGACGCCACCCACAACGACCTGCTCGCCAACCTGTGCAACATGCTGTCGGTGGCCATCGCCGAAGCGCTCAAGCATTCCAACCAGCGGCCCAACCTGCATGAACTGGCGATGCCACGGCACAAGGCGATCCTCACCGCCATCGAGAATCGCGACGCCCTCGGCGCCCGCCATGCCACGCTGGTACAACTGGATGATGCCCGCAGCGCGTTGAATGTGGTATTGGGCAACGACCCCAGCTGA